In the genome of Drosophila pseudoobscura strain MV-25-SWS-2005 chromosome 3, UCI_Dpse_MV25, whole genome shotgun sequence, one region contains:
- the LOC6898809 gene encoding uncharacterized protein, whose translation MAEKAEKKTLKQAISVSVDAIVKIEAKKRSAKEEAEKVAGEVGEARKRPLSQMREKPAVPLAGSCSSGEGSVRLAPHSAKDEKKPAEQQAPPKKHRKRESSKVNPRAPCRQAPKKQSQLVEVPIVPPNLETLPKYSRYAQEKFLLPVAIRGRGKKDLGINTLGSNLAKLRVWVSTRRPIIVVPQAGTSLITLHNAKEMLQHMHFVQPDMQGPLDAPHPEEVVIERDFPNGKTREYRIIDNVSRLCTDEWQRVIAVFALGPHRQFRGWPWKGDPAVIFRKVCVFHLHYQDVGVHKDLLEMAVHPLGIPKNEPHTHGGILKEFWGTLDEYVRTQSQFSFLLEEGAYFAE comes from the exons ATGGCAGagaaagcagaaaagaaaacattgaAGCAGGCCATATCCGTATCCGTTGATGCCATTGTGAAAATTGAGGCCAAAAAGAGGAGCGCTAAGGAGGAAGCCGAGAAAGTGGCTGGAGAGGTGGGGGAGGCCAGGAAACGTCCTTTGAGCCAAATGAGAGAGAAACCCGCCGTACCATTGGCTGGGAGTTGCTCTTCCGGGGAGGGATCGGTGCGGCTAGCCCCTCACTCTGCCAAGGATGAGAAGAAGCCGGCCGAGCAGCAGGCCCCGCCGAAGAAACATCGCAAGCGAGAGTCGTCCAAAGTCAACCCGAGGGCTCCCTGCAGACAGGCGCCCAAAAAGCAGTCCCAGCTGGTCGAGGTGCCCATTGTGCCGCCGAATCTGGAGACGTTGCCCAAATACAGCCGCTACGCCCAGGAGAAGTTCCTGCTGCCGGTGGCCATTCGGGGCCGGGGCAAGAAGGACCTGGGCATCAACACGTTGGGCAGCAATCTGGCCAAGCTGAGGGTGTGGGTCTCCACGCGCCGACCCATCATTGTGGTGCCCCAGGCGGGGACCAGCCTGATCACGTTGCACAACGCGAAGGAAATGCTGCAGCATATGCACTTCGTGCAGCCGGACATGCAGGGTCCGTTGGATGCCCCACATCCGGAGGAGGTCGTCATTGAACGCGACTTTCCG AATGGCAAAACCCGGGAGTACCGGATCATCGATAACGTGTCGAGACTCTGCACCGACGAGTGGCAGCGTGTGATTGCGGTCTTCGCCCTGGGCCCCCACCGCCAGTTCCGGGGCTGGCCCTGGAAGGGCGATCCCGCCGTCATCTTCCGCAAGGTGTGCGTCTTTCACCTGCACTACCAGGACGTGGGCGTGCACAAGGATCTGCTGGAGATGGCGGTGCATCCGTTGGGAATCCCCAAGAACGAGCCGCACACGCACGGCGGCATATTGAAGGAGTTCTGGGGCACGTTGGACGAGTACGTTCGCACCCAGAGCCAGTTTTCGTTTCTGCTTGAGGAGGGGGCTTACTTTGCCGAATAA
- the LOC6898811 gene encoding uncharacterized protein isoform X1: MPLEPWRLWLPLLLFVRHLAAESPQCFHFTWVGAYENHSNIHTETCEARVGDFNDIPCVMPLVVTANDTVPDVKALWHNMTEDRENFLCQMSPGFSCVKYSYIFKGGIQNITYMCARVNSSNGCYRQAHPTGMQVEACVCTSRVGLIPCNGCSPGTQSMHVMGLALCLLNVYQLLNKYRIV, translated from the exons ATGCCACTGGAACCGTGGAGATTGTGGCTACCGTTGCTTCTGTTCGTCCGTCACCTGGCTGCCGAAT CGCCCCAGTGCTTCCACTTCACGTGGGTGGGGGCCTACGAGAATCACTCGAATATCCACACAGAGACCTGCGAGGCGAGGGTCGGGGACTTCAACGATATACCCTGCGTAATGCCGCTGGTCGTGACAG CCAACGACACGGTGCCGGACGTGAAGGCCCTGTGGCACAATATGACCGAGGATCGCGAGAACTTCCTTTGCCAAATGTCGCCGGGCTTCTCGTGTGTCAAGTACTCCTACATATTCAAAGGCGGAA TCCAGAACATCACGTACATGTGCGCCAGGGTGAACAGCAGCAATGGCTGCTATCGACAGGCCCATCCCACTGGCATGCAGGTCGAGGCCTGTGTGTGCACCTCCCGAGTAGGTCTGATACCCTGTAATGGCTGCTCTCCCGGCACTCAATCGATGCATGTAATGGGCCTGGCCCTCTGTTTGCTCAACGTTTATCAATTGCTGAATAAATATCGAATAGTTTGA
- the LOC6898811 gene encoding uncharacterized protein isoform X2 translates to MPLEPWRLWLPLLLFVRHLAAESPQCFHFTWVGAYENHSNIHTETCEARVGDFNDIPCVMPLVVTANDTVPDVKALWHNMTEDRENFLCQMSPGFSCVKYSYIFKGGSQPLRPNEVPSFICPPINHKCNADDDNDVADVADARCL, encoded by the exons ATGCCACTGGAACCGTGGAGATTGTGGCTACCGTTGCTTCTGTTCGTCCGTCACCTGGCTGCCGAAT CGCCCCAGTGCTTCCACTTCACGTGGGTGGGGGCCTACGAGAATCACTCGAATATCCACACAGAGACCTGCGAGGCGAGGGTCGGGGACTTCAACGATATACCCTGCGTAATGCCGCTGGTCGTGACAG CCAACGACACGGTGCCGGACGTGAAGGCCCTGTGGCACAATATGACCGAGGATCGCGAGAACTTCCTTTGCCAAATGTCGCCGGGCTTCTCGTGTGTCAAGTACTCCTACATATTCAAAGGCGGAA gCCAACCGCTGCGGCCAAATGAAGTGCCATCATTTATTTGCCCGCCCATTAATCACAAATGCAATGCTGATGATGACAATGACGTTGCTGACGTCGCTGATGCCCGCTGTCTATAA
- the S-Lap5 gene encoding cytosol aminopeptidase, whose product MKSVRLMHALCRRVKHTSVARLSVVEQRRQYAEKCDSVIKGVVVGVYAKEGDRQPRMTPSGEKFDDRVQGKVTDLIRETGLSGQLGKGRVFMNVDAEFRAVAVVGVGQEGAGFNDLEMIDEGMENARVAAGVGARALQMQGCTDVFVESMEYAEQAAEGSALAVWRYNTNKRRQDRTLIPKLELYDSPDSDAWMRGLFKAESQNLARRLSDTPANQMTPTIFAQSTVDALCPCGVSVEVRSLDWIESKSLNSFLMVAKGSCEPPIILEIAYCGTAPEDKPILLLGKGITFNSGGICLRPKDCLSMYRGCMSGAAACVGVIRAAAALSLPLNITALLPLCENMPSGMAAKPGDVVGLLNGKTLGFVDVSKAGVMALADPLLYAQTTYKPRMVVDVATVGYAVCPALGGAAAGIFSNSNFVYKQFEKAGGLTGDRVWRLPLWRYFKELIMPNETFDISNRGRGPASSCIAAAVLHELVPCVDWAHLDIRNVGMLTRHNPLPYLLKDRMTGRPTRTIVQFLYQIACPDSK is encoded by the coding sequence ATGAAGTCTGTACGCTTGATGCACGCCCTGTGCAGGCGTGTCAAGCACACATCCGTGGCCAGACTCAGCGTTGTGGAACAGCGACGGCAATACGCCGAGAAATGCGACTCGGTGATCAAAGGCGTTGTGGTGGGCGTGTACGCCAAGGAGGGCGACCGCCAGCCCAGGATGACACCATCCGGCGAGAAGTTTGACGATCGTGTCCAGGGTAAGGTCACTGATCTCATACGCGAGACGGGCCTGAGTGGCCAGCTGGGAAAAGGCCGTGTCTTCATGAACGTGGATGCGGAGTTCCGTGCGGTGGCCGTGGTCGGCGTGGGACAGGAGGGGGCCGGCTTCAACGACCTGGAGATGATCGACGAGGGAATGGAGAACGCTCGCGTCGCTGCCGGCGTGGGTGCTCGGGCCCTTCAAATGCAGGGCTGCACAGATGTCTTCGTGGAGTCGATGGAGTATGCGGAGCAGGCGGCCGAGGGAAGCGCCTTGGCCGTCTGGCGCTACAACACCAACAAGCGCCGTCAAGACCGCACACTCATTCCCAAACTGGAGCTGTACGACTCTCCCGACTCGGATGCCTGGATGCGGGGCCTGTTCAAGGCCGAATCGCAGAACCTGGCCCGTCGCCTGTCCGATACGCCGGCCAATCAGATGACGCCCACAATCTTCGCCCAGTCAACGGTGGATGCCCTGTGCCCCTGCGGGGTATCCGTGGAGGTGCGCAGCCTGGACTGGATCGAGTCCAAGAGCTTGAACAGCTTCTTGATGGTGGCCAAGGGCAGCTGCGAGCCGCCGATCATCTTGGAAATCGCCTACTGCGGCACCGCACCCGAGGACAAGCCCATCCTCCTGTTGGGCAAGGGGATCACATTCAACAGCGGGGGCATCTGCCTCCGTCCCAAGGACTGCTTGTCCATGTACCGCGGCTGCATGTCCGGTGCAGCCGCCTGCGTGGGCGTCATccgagccgccgccgccctaTCGCTGCCCCTAAACATAACGGCACTACTGCCTCTGTGTGAGAACATGCCCTCCGGAATGGCGGCCAAGCCAGGCGACGTGGTGGGCCTCCTCAATggcaaaactctcggcttcgTGGACGTCAGCAAGGCCGGTGTGATGGCCTTGGCCGATCCCTTGCTCTACGCCCAGACGACATACAAGCCTCGCATGGTCGTGGACGTTGCTACAGTGGGCTACGCCGTCTGCCCAGCTCTgggcggagcagcagccgggATTTTCAGCAATTCGAACTTCGTCTACAAGCAGTTCGAGAAGGCCGGTGGCCTTACGGGCGATCGCGTTTGGCGTCTGCCCCTGTGGCGCTACTTCAAGGAGCTGATCATGCCGAACGAGACCTTTGACATTAGCAACCGCGGGCGTGGCCCCGCCTCCAGCTGCATCGCTGCCGCCGTTCTGCACGAGCTGGTGCCGTGCGTCGACTGGGCCCACCTGGACATCCGCAACGTGGGCATGCTGACGCGCCACAATCCGCTCCCATATTTGCTGAAGGACCGCATGACTGGCCGTCCCACTCGCACTATCGTTCAGTTTCTGTATCAGATAGCTTGCCCCGACAGCAAGTAA
- the fand gene encoding pre-mRNA-splicing factor syf1 homolog produces the protein MVAKTGKTSNAELNFEEEDVPYEEEILRNAYSVKHWLRYIDHKAKAPNNGVNLVYERALKELPGSYKIWYNYLRTRRKQVRGKIPTDPMYEQVNNTFERALVFMHKMPRIWIDYGVFMTTQCKVTRTRHVFDRALRALPITQHGRIWPLFLKFVQRFDMPETALRVYRRYLKLFPEDAEEYVEYLQQVEKLDEAAQQLADIVDNEHFVSKHGKSNHQLWNELCDLISKNPHKVHSLNVDAIIRGGLRRYTDQLGHLWNSLADYYVRSGLFDRARDIYEEAIQTVTTVRDFTQVFDEYAQFEELSLNKRMEEVAKNEEATEEDDIDVELRLSRFEYLMERRLLLLNSVLLRQNPHNVHEWHKRVNLYEDKPTEIINTYTEAVQTVQPKLAVGKLHTLWVEFAKFYESNGQVEDARVVFERGTEVEYVKVEDLAAVWCEWAEMELRQQQFEAALKLMQRATAMPKRKVAYHDDSETVQSRLHRSLKVWSMYADLEESFGTFKTCKAVYERIIDLKICTPQVIINYGMFLEEHNYFEEAYRAYEKGIALFKWPNVYDIWNSYLSKFLARYGGTKLERARDLFEQCLDQCPAEHAKYFYLLYAKLEEEHGLARHAMSVYDRATSAVKEEEMFDMYNIFVKKAAEIYGLPRTREIYEKAIEALPEQHMRHMCVKFAELETKLGEVDRARAIYAHCSQVCDPRITADFWQTWKEFEVRHGNEDTMREMLRIKRSIQATYNTQVNMMAAQFVNTNTNGVAADAGAGSGPDAMRLLEEKARQAAAEAKQKPAEKAASNITFVRGETQGGAKGKENTVVNPDEIDIGDSEDDDDDEEEEPQQPSGDQAEAGQATTKTDDEGLIMKKLRFEQKAIPAKVFGSLKPTNQSDSDEG, from the exons ATGGTGGCAAAAACCGGCAAAACCTCAAATGCAGAACTCAATTTT GAAGAGGAAGATGTGCCCTATGAGGAGGAAATTCTGAGGAATGCCTACTCCGTGAAGCACTGGCTTCGCTACATAGATCACAAGGCCAAGGCGCCCAATAATGGTGTGAATCTGGTGTACGAGCGCGCCCTGAAGGAGCTGCCCGGCAGCTACAAGATTTGGTACAACTATCTACGAACGCGAAGGAAGCAGGTTCGGGGCAAGATACCCACAGATCCCATGTACGAGCAGGTGAACAACACGTTCGAGCGGGCCCTCGTCTTCATGCACAAGATGCCGCGCATCTGGATCGACTATGGCGTCTTCATGACCACCCAATGCAAGGTGACTCGCACGCGGCACGTCTTCGACCGGGCGCTGAGGGCACTGCCCATCACACAGCACGGCAGGATCTGGCCGCTGTTCCTGAAGTTCGTGCAACGCTTCGACATGCCCGAGACGGCGCTGAGGGTGTATAGACGCTATCTGAAGCTGTTTCCGGAGGATGCCGAGGAGTATGTGGAGTACCTGCAGCAGGTGGAGAAGCTGGACGAGGCGGCCCAGCAGCTGGCCGACATAGTCGACAACGAGCATTTCGTGTCGAAGCACGGCAAGTCAAACCACCAGCTGTGGAACGAGCTTTGCGACCTCATCTCGAAGAACCCGCACAAGGTGCACTCCCTGAATGTGGacgcaatcatcagaggcgGCCTGCGGCGGTACACAGATCAGCTCGGACACCTGTGGAACTCCCTGGCCGACTACTATGTGCGCTCGGGGCTGTTCGACCGGGCCAGGGACATCTACGAGGAGGCCATTCAAACGGTGACCACAGTGCGGGACTTCACCCAAGTTTTTGACGAGTACGCGCAGTTCGAGGAGCTGTCGTTGAACAAGCGCATGGAGGAGGTGGCCAAGAACGAGGAGGCCACCGAGGAGGACGACATCGATGTGGAGCTGCGCCTGTCGCGCTTCGAATACCTCATGGAGaggcgtctgctgctgctgaacaGTGTCCTGCTGCGCCAGAATCCGCACAACGTTCACGAGTGGCACAAGCGGGTCAACCTGTACGAGGACAAGCCCACGGAGATCATCAACACCTACACAGAGGCCGTGCAGACGGTCCAGCCCAAGCTGGCGGTGGGAAAGCTGCACACCCTCTGGGTGGAGTTTGCCAAGTTCTACGAGTCCAATGGCCAGGTGGAGGACGCCCGCGTGGTCTTCGAGCGGGGCACCGAGGTGGAGTACGTCAAGGTGGAGGATCTGGCCGCCGTGTGGTGCGAGTGGGCGGAGATGGAGCTGCGCCAGCAGCAGTTCGAGGCAGCCCTTAAGCTGATGCAACGTGCCACGGCCATGCCCAAGCGGAAGGTGGCGTATCACGACGACTCGGAGACAGTGCAGTCGCGCCTCCACAGATCCCTGAAGGTGTGGTCCATGTACGCCGATCTGGAGGAGTCCTTTGGCACCTTCAAGACCTGCAAGGCCGTCTACGAGCGCATCATCGACCTGAAGATCTGCACGCCGCAGGTGATCATCAACTATGGCATGTTCCTCGAGGAGCACAACTACTTCGAGGAGGCCTATCGGGCCTACGAGAAGGGCATTGCCCTGTTTAAGTGGCCGAATGTGTACGACATCTGGAACTCGTATCTGAGCAAGTTCCTCGCGCGCTACGGGGGCACAAAGCTGGAGCGGGCCCGAGATCTCTTCGAACAGTGCCTGGATCAGTGTCCCGCCGAGCATGCCAAGTACTTTTACCTGCTCTACGCgaagctggaggaggagcacgGCCTGGCCCGGCATGCCATGTCCGTCTACGATCGCGCCACGTCCGCCGTCAAGGAAGAGGAGATGTTCGACATGTACAACATATTCGTGAAGAAGGCCGCCGAGATCTACGGCCTGCCACGCACCAGGGAGATCTACGAGAAGGCCATCGAGGCCCTGCCCGAGCAGCATATGCGCCACATGTGCGTCAAATTCGCCGAGCTGGAGACGAAGCTGGGCGAGGTGGATCGAGCCAGAGCCATCTACGCCCATTGCTCACAG GTGTGCGATCCCCGCATCACGGCTGACTTCTGGCAGACCTGGAAGGAGTTCGAGGTGCGTCATGGCAACGAGGATACGATGCGTGAAATGCTGCGGATCAAGCGCTCCATTCAGGCCACCTACAACACTCAGGTCAACATGATGGCTGCCCAGTTTGTCAACACGAACACGAATGGTGTGGCTGccgatgctggtgctggctcCGGACCGGATGCCATGCGGCTGCTCGAGGAGAAGGCCCGCCAGGCGGCGGCCGAGGCCAAGCAGAAGCCCGCCGAGAAGGCTGCCTCCAATATCACGTTTGTGCGTGGCGAGACCCAGGGCGGGGCCAAGGGCAAGGAAAATACAGTCGTCAATCCGGATGAGATTGATATTGGCGACagcgaggacgacgacgacgatgaggaggaggagccgcagcagccgaGTGGAGACCAGGCCgaggcaggccaggccacaaCCAAAACCGATGACGAGGGCCTCATCATGAAGAAACTGCGCTTCGAACAAAAGGCCATACCGGCCAAGGTCTTTGGCAGCCTCAAGCCGACAAATCAATCCGATTCCGATGAGGGATAa
- the LOC4805170 gene encoding CDK5 and ABL1 enzyme substrate 1 isoform X1: MATSLNKTRHRRRLAAISFLSNISLDGTHRDTKFGATFGSSIICNQNKNPTATYSNGHATSALGLGAGGYHQHYQQHHQQRGHSAQQQQQQQPKHQQQNHQYQQHQQAPHQNGGTSIPILCTAIDVHIGGVGDYGMLLDECTTAAAAGGGSDGDGHFSETENMGQYLMNVLPTDHSGATICPVVPVERRNIKRPTSSGRQPHQAPGSGNMSIRQQQQQHQHQQQARACPAGSGGSGAESGSDSDSVKIPLKVSNLGSGGGVGGAGAKLMPLRERTFSNGASDQQNMQPERRARLNTAPGMRAGSNSSIVVGGGLKRTYILSGSSVSHITDDSSTESLAPAGTFSGSFRNSLSKSVQITDSRRGTTVQGLGQRDERMVLVSRKIPFFIFSALPYYKGKNGRTEFRKEDRRRRNPSTSRPLSSINDAPFDPFDLLGIQKAESGQDISYGHLLIPSRQYEKDRKKYGNASANASIFENQMEITSTAVLKNHGIASTKTITKRQGKWCFTYENNNRNSAASPTPENKLDLDMDSIVLGGDTPRGQPNPQYSANILDDPELIAGKHRTLLTFTSYMTSVIDYVRPSDLKKELNDKFREKFPTIQLTLSKLRSIKREMRRINKLDTRIDLVTISQAYVYFEKLILGNLINKSNRKLCAGACLLLSAKMNDVKGDALKSLIEKTESVFRLNRKELISSEFAVLVALEFSLHVPMHEVLPHYQRLLYES, encoded by the exons ATGGCAACATCGCTTAATAAGACGAGACACAGGCGCAGATTGGCTGCGATCTCGTTCCTATCGAATATCTCATTAGATGGCACACACCGGGACACAAAATTTGGCGCAACATTCGGCAGCAGCATTATCTGCAACCAGAATAAGAACCCGACCGCGACCTACAGCAACGGCCACGCCACGTCGGCGTTGGGACTGGGCGCCGGAGGCTACCATCAGCACtatcagcagcatcatcagcaacGCGGTCATtcggcccagcagcagcagcaacagcagccgaagcatcagcagcagaaccacCAGTatcagcaacaccagcaggcGCCCCATCAGAATGGTGGCACATCCATACCCATCCTCTGCACCGCCATCGACGTTCACATCGGGGGCGTCGGGGACTATGGCATGCTGCTGGACGAGtgcaccaccgccgccgctgctggcgGCGGCAGTGATGGTGATGGGCATTTTAGTGAAACTGAAAATATGGGTCAATACTTGATGAACGTCCTGCCCACCGACCACAGCGGAGCGACCATCTGCCCCGTTGTGCCGGTTGAAAGACGCAACATAAAGCGACCGACATCGTCGGGTCGTCAGCCCCACCAGGCTCCGGGCAGTGGCAATATGAGCattcggcagcagcagcagcagcaccagcatcagcagcaggcgcGGGCATGTCCCGCCGGTAGCGGAGGATCTGGTGCCGAAAGCGGCAGTGATTCTGATAGCGTCAAAATACCGCTCAAGGTGTCCAATCtgggcagcggcggtggcgtcGGCGGAGCAGGGGCAAAGCTAATGCCCCTCAGAGAACG CACCTTCAGCAATGGGGCTAGTGATCAGCAGAACATGCAGCCCGAGCGTCGGGCACGCTTGAACACGGCGCCTGGGATGCGGGCTGGCTCCAATTCCAGCATCGTTGTGGGCGGCGGCCTCAAGCGAACGTATATACTGAGCGGATCGAGCGTGAGCCACATCACGGATGACAGCAGCACGGAGAGCCTCGCGCCGGCAGGCACCTTTTCGGGCAGTTTCCGGAACAGCCTGAGCAAGTCGGTGCAGATCACGGACAGCCGCAGGGGCACAACGGTCCAGGGACTGGGACAGCGGGATGAGCGGATGGTGCTGGTGTCCCGCAAGATACCGTTCTTCATATTCTCAGCCCTGCCCTACTACAAGGGCAAGAACGGAAG AACCGAGTTCCGCAAGGAGGATCGTCGTCGGCGCAATCCTTCCACATCGCGTCCTTTGAGCTCTATCAATGATGCTCCCTTCGATCCATTTGATTTGTTGGGCATTCAGAAGGCCGAGAGTGGTCAG GATATATCCTATGGCCATCTGTTGATACCATCGCGCCAGTACGAAAAGGATCGCAAAAAGTATGGCAATGCATCGGCGAATGCCTCCATCTTCGAGAATCAAATGGAAATCACCAGCACAGCTGTGCTCAAGAATCACGGCATAGCGAG CACAAAAACCATAACCAAACGTCAAGGCAAATG GTGCTTTACGTATGAGAATAACAACAGGAACAGTGCGGCCAGTCCCACGCCCGAGAACAAGCTGGATTTGGATATGGACAGCATTGTGCTGGGTGGGGATACACCCCGTGGCCAGCCC AATCCACAGTACTCGGCCAACATCTTGGATGATCCAGAGCTGATTGCCGGCAAGCATCGCACTCTGTTGACCTTTACATCGTACATGACATCGGTGATCGACTATGTGCGGCCTTCGGATCTGAAGAAGGAGTTGAACGATAAGTTTCGCGAGAAGTTCCCAACCATACAGCTGACACTGAGCAAGCTGAGGAG CATCAAGCGCGAGATGCGGAGGATCAACAAACTAGACACACGCATCGATCTGGTGACCATTTCGCAGGCGTACGTCTACTTTGAGAAGCTCATCCTGGGCAATCTGATCAACAAGAGCAACCGCAAGCTGTGCGCCGGCGCCTGTCTGTTGCTCAGTGCCAAGATGAACGATGTCAAGGGCGACGCCCTCAAGAGCCTCATTGAGAAGACGGAGAGTGTGTTTCGGCTGAATCGCAAGGAGCTGATATCGTCAGAGTTTGCGGTGCTCGTCGCCCTGGAGTTCAGCCTGCATGTGCCCATGCATGAGGTCCTGCCTCATTACCAGCGGCTGCTCTACGAGTCCTAG
- the LOC4805170 gene encoding CDK5 and ABL1 enzyme substrate 1 isoform X2, protein MATSLNKTRHRRRLAAISFLSNISLDGTHRDTKFGATFGSSIICNQNKNPTATYSNGHATSALGLGAGGYHQHYQQHHQQRGHSAQQQQQQQPKHQQQNHQYQQHQQAPHQNGGTSIPILCTAIDVHIGGVGDYGMLLDECTTAAAAGGGSDGDGHFSETENMGQYLMNVLPTDHSGATICPVVPVERRNIKRPTSSGRQPHQAPGSGNMSIRQQQQQHQHQQQARACPAGSGGSGAESGSDSDSVKIPLKVSNLGSGGGVGGAGAKLMPLRERTFSNGASDQQNMQPERRARLNTAPGMRAGSNSSIVVGGGLKRTYILSGSSVSHITDDSSTESLAPAGTFSGSFRNSLSKSVQITDSRRGTTVQGLGQRDERMVLVSRKIPFFIFSALPYYKGKNGRTEFRKEDRRRRNPSTSRPLSSINDAPFDPFDLLGIQKAESGQDISYGHLLIPSRQYEKDRKKYGNASANASIFENQMEITSTAVLKNHGIARCFTYENNNRNSAASPTPENKLDLDMDSIVLGGDTPRGQPNPQYSANILDDPELIAGKHRTLLTFTSYMTSVIDYVRPSDLKKELNDKFREKFPTIQLTLSKLRSIKREMRRINKLDTRIDLVTISQAYVYFEKLILGNLINKSNRKLCAGACLLLSAKMNDVKGDALKSLIEKTESVFRLNRKELISSEFAVLVALEFSLHVPMHEVLPHYQRLLYES, encoded by the exons ATGGCAACATCGCTTAATAAGACGAGACACAGGCGCAGATTGGCTGCGATCTCGTTCCTATCGAATATCTCATTAGATGGCACACACCGGGACACAAAATTTGGCGCAACATTCGGCAGCAGCATTATCTGCAACCAGAATAAGAACCCGACCGCGACCTACAGCAACGGCCACGCCACGTCGGCGTTGGGACTGGGCGCCGGAGGCTACCATCAGCACtatcagcagcatcatcagcaacGCGGTCATtcggcccagcagcagcagcaacagcagccgaagcatcagcagcagaaccacCAGTatcagcaacaccagcaggcGCCCCATCAGAATGGTGGCACATCCATACCCATCCTCTGCACCGCCATCGACGTTCACATCGGGGGCGTCGGGGACTATGGCATGCTGCTGGACGAGtgcaccaccgccgccgctgctggcgGCGGCAGTGATGGTGATGGGCATTTTAGTGAAACTGAAAATATGGGTCAATACTTGATGAACGTCCTGCCCACCGACCACAGCGGAGCGACCATCTGCCCCGTTGTGCCGGTTGAAAGACGCAACATAAAGCGACCGACATCGTCGGGTCGTCAGCCCCACCAGGCTCCGGGCAGTGGCAATATGAGCattcggcagcagcagcagcagcaccagcatcagcagcaggcgcGGGCATGTCCCGCCGGTAGCGGAGGATCTGGTGCCGAAAGCGGCAGTGATTCTGATAGCGTCAAAATACCGCTCAAGGTGTCCAATCtgggcagcggcggtggcgtcGGCGGAGCAGGGGCAAAGCTAATGCCCCTCAGAGAACG CACCTTCAGCAATGGGGCTAGTGATCAGCAGAACATGCAGCCCGAGCGTCGGGCACGCTTGAACACGGCGCCTGGGATGCGGGCTGGCTCCAATTCCAGCATCGTTGTGGGCGGCGGCCTCAAGCGAACGTATATACTGAGCGGATCGAGCGTGAGCCACATCACGGATGACAGCAGCACGGAGAGCCTCGCGCCGGCAGGCACCTTTTCGGGCAGTTTCCGGAACAGCCTGAGCAAGTCGGTGCAGATCACGGACAGCCGCAGGGGCACAACGGTCCAGGGACTGGGACAGCGGGATGAGCGGATGGTGCTGGTGTCCCGCAAGATACCGTTCTTCATATTCTCAGCCCTGCCCTACTACAAGGGCAAGAACGGAAG AACCGAGTTCCGCAAGGAGGATCGTCGTCGGCGCAATCCTTCCACATCGCGTCCTTTGAGCTCTATCAATGATGCTCCCTTCGATCCATTTGATTTGTTGGGCATTCAGAAGGCCGAGAGTGGTCAG GATATATCCTATGGCCATCTGTTGATACCATCGCGCCAGTACGAAAAGGATCGCAAAAAGTATGGCAATGCATCGGCGAATGCCTCCATCTTCGAGAATCAAATGGAAATCACCAGCACAGCTGTGCTCAAGAATCACGGCATAGCGAG GTGCTTTACGTATGAGAATAACAACAGGAACAGTGCGGCCAGTCCCACGCCCGAGAACAAGCTGGATTTGGATATGGACAGCATTGTGCTGGGTGGGGATACACCCCGTGGCCAGCCC AATCCACAGTACTCGGCCAACATCTTGGATGATCCAGAGCTGATTGCCGGCAAGCATCGCACTCTGTTGACCTTTACATCGTACATGACATCGGTGATCGACTATGTGCGGCCTTCGGATCTGAAGAAGGAGTTGAACGATAAGTTTCGCGAGAAGTTCCCAACCATACAGCTGACACTGAGCAAGCTGAGGAG CATCAAGCGCGAGATGCGGAGGATCAACAAACTAGACACACGCATCGATCTGGTGACCATTTCGCAGGCGTACGTCTACTTTGAGAAGCTCATCCTGGGCAATCTGATCAACAAGAGCAACCGCAAGCTGTGCGCCGGCGCCTGTCTGTTGCTCAGTGCCAAGATGAACGATGTCAAGGGCGACGCCCTCAAGAGCCTCATTGAGAAGACGGAGAGTGTGTTTCGGCTGAATCGCAAGGAGCTGATATCGTCAGAGTTTGCGGTGCTCGTCGCCCTGGAGTTCAGCCTGCATGTGCCCATGCATGAGGTCCTGCCTCATTACCAGCGGCTGCTCTACGAGTCCTAG